The Caldisericia bacterium DNA window CCTTCAGGGAATATAAAAACATTGTGGGATTCATCTTTAATTCTAAAATTTGAGAGATTCATGCCCTCTTTGGATATGTTCTTCAAAACAACATATTCACCATTTAAATTTTCCTCATCTCTCCCCTCTGCATTATAATTAATCCTTTCAATTCTCACTGGATACTTGTGAAAATCCTTCCATAACCCTATCCTATTCTCTCTTGCCTCTCTCTCAGCCTCCAAGAGTAAATTTCTGTGTGCTTTATTGTATCTATCCCTGTAAATAAGAGCAACACCTCTTCTTAAAAGTTCATAGTTAACGAATGTATCACCCACAAAGATATAGGCAAGGAGTCTTTTGTATTGATCTCTCTCTTCCCTGTCAAACTCTAACTCTACCTCTTTTCCAAGAACCAGCTTTCTGTTTTCTCTCTTTGCCTCCATATAAAAGGGCTCACCCATCTCAGGAGCATTTATCCCTATATATCTTACCTTCTCCCCTGTAGATATGATTACAGTATCTCCGTCTATGACCTTTACAACTGAAACGGTTTTGGGTGAGCAAGAGATGAGAATGAGA harbors:
- a CDS encoding thermonuclease family protein; the protein is MNKRAIFFFIILFLILISCSPKTVSVVKVIDGDTVIISTGEKVRYIGINAPEMGEPFYMEAKRENRKLVLGKEVELEFDREERDQYKRLLAYIFVGDTFVNYELLRRGVALIYRDRYNKAHRNLLLEAEREARENRIGLWKDFHKYPVRIERINYNAEGRDEENLNGEYVVLKNISKEGMNLSNFRIKDESHNVFIFPEGSYIDGEGEVVIYTGKGFTGNNKFYWDHKTPVWNNDHDTVYLMDANGSVVDLYRY